In the Maribacter sp. MJ134 genome, one interval contains:
- the holA gene encoding DNA polymerase III subunit delta encodes MDEALQIVNDIRKGSIRPIYFLFGEEAYFIDKISDYIGNKVLTEEEKGFNQMVLYGKDVTIEDIVGNAKRYPMMAERQVVIVKEAQHLSRNIEKLASYVENPQETTVLVICYKYKKLDKRKALYKSLKKGGVVFESKKLYENQVTEWLRKTLLSSGYTISHKAAILLVEYLGTDLSRINNELSKLKLVLPEKSEITPQDIEEHIGISKDYNNFELKKAIGERNVVKATRIITYFAQNPKDNPFVLTVTLLNSFFTQLLQYHGLTDHTPKNVASALRINPYFVGEFQTAARNYPMKKVSQIISYLRELDLKGKGVGAANTNQADLLKELLVKIL; translated from the coding sequence ATGGATGAAGCACTACAGATTGTTAATGATATTCGTAAGGGAAGTATAAGACCTATATACTTTCTTTTTGGGGAAGAGGCCTATTTTATTGATAAGATTTCGGACTACATTGGTAATAAAGTGCTCACAGAAGAGGAGAAAGGTTTTAATCAAATGGTGCTGTACGGCAAAGATGTCACTATAGAGGATATTGTTGGTAATGCTAAACGCTATCCAATGATGGCAGAGCGGCAGGTTGTTATTGTAAAGGAGGCTCAGCATTTATCAAGAAATATCGAGAAATTAGCGAGCTACGTAGAAAACCCTCAGGAAACTACAGTGTTAGTTATCTGTTACAAGTATAAGAAATTAGATAAACGTAAAGCTTTGTACAAGTCCCTTAAGAAGGGAGGAGTGGTTTTTGAAAGCAAGAAACTGTATGAAAACCAAGTAACGGAATGGTTAAGAAAAACATTACTTTCTAGCGGTTACACCATATCTCACAAAGCAGCCATTTTATTGGTGGAATATTTGGGTACTGACCTTAGCCGGATCAATAACGAACTGTCTAAGTTGAAATTGGTACTTCCAGAAAAAAGCGAAATTACGCCACAGGATATTGAAGAACATATAGGCATAAGCAAGGATTACAACAATTTTGAATTGAAAAAGGCCATTGGGGAACGTAATGTGGTAAAAGCCACCAGAATCATTACTTATTTTGCGCAGAACCCCAAGGACAATCCTTTTGTTCTTACGGTAACCTTGCTCAACTCTTTTTTTACACAACTCCTTCAATATCATGGTCTCACCGACCACACCCCTAAAAATGTGGCTAGCGCTTTACGAATCAACCCTTATTTTGTGGGAGAATTTCAGACGGCCGCAAGAAATTACCCAATGAAAAAAGTGAGCCAAATTATTTCCTATTTACGCGAGCTGGACTTAAAAGGGAAAGGAGTAGGTGCTGCCAATACAAATCAGGCAGATTTATTAAAGGAACTGTTGGTAAAAATCTTATAG
- a CDS encoding L-threonylcarbamoyladenylate synthase, protein MAEFIKIYEDNPNPKEINRVVNVLRKGGLVIYPTDTVYGLGCDITNSRALEKLARIKGIKLAKANWSFLCADLSNLSDYVRQIDTATFKILKRALPGPYTFILPGNNNLPKDFKKKKTVGIRVPDNSIAIALVNALGHPIVSTSIRDDDDVLEYTTDSELIYEKWEKIVDVIVDGGYGGNVGSTIIDLSEGYPTVVREGKGSLDIL, encoded by the coding sequence ATGGCAGAGTTTATAAAAATTTATGAAGACAATCCAAATCCAAAGGAAATTAATAGGGTAGTAAATGTACTGCGCAAGGGGGGTTTGGTCATTTATCCAACGGATACCGTTTACGGTCTGGGTTGTGATATCACTAATTCAAGAGCTTTGGAAAAATTGGCCCGTATAAAGGGCATAAAGCTTGCCAAAGCAAATTGGTCATTTCTCTGTGCGGATTTAAGCAATCTGTCTGATTACGTGCGTCAAATTGATACTGCTACCTTTAAAATATTAAAAAGAGCCTTGCCGGGTCCTTACACCTTTATATTGCCCGGGAACAACAATTTACCTAAAGATTTCAAAAAGAAAAAGACCGTTGGTATTAGAGTTCCAGATAACAGTATAGCCATTGCCTTAGTGAATGCTTTGGGCCATCCTATAGTATCTACATCTATCAGGGATGACGATGATGTGCTCGAATACACCACGGATTCAGAGCTAATTTATGAGAAATGGGAAAAAATCGTAGACGTTATTGTCGATGGGGGCTACGGCGGCAATGTTGGCTCAACTATTATTGACCTTTCCGAAGGTTACCCAACGGTAGTACGAGAGGGTAAGGGAAGTCTCGATATTCTTTAA
- a CDS encoding type I restriction enzyme HsdR N-terminal domain-containing protein, protein MQLLNFPSYDFRVKNSQNKALIFDLIRKKFIVLTPEEWVRQHVVIYLINDKKYPQSHINVEKQIVINGLKKRYDVVVFNPDGTIHLLVECKAPEIKISQETFDQIARYNLDLDATYLMVTNGMSHFYCQMSKSDEKYQFLKQIPEFSR, encoded by the coding sequence ATGCAACTGCTCAACTTTCCCAGTTACGACTTTAGAGTCAAAAATAGTCAAAATAAAGCCCTGATTTTTGACCTAATCCGGAAAAAGTTCATCGTTTTGACTCCAGAGGAATGGGTTCGCCAACATGTAGTCATTTATCTCATAAATGACAAAAAATACCCACAAAGTCATATCAATGTCGAAAAACAGATTGTAATCAATGGTTTAAAAAAAAGATATGATGTTGTAGTTTTCAATCCTGATGGAACCATTCACTTACTAGTAGAATGCAAAGCTCCGGAAATTAAGATATCGCAGGAGACTTTTGACCAAATTGCGCGGTACAACCTAGATTTAGATGCTACCTATTTAATGGTGACCAATGGTATGTCTCATTTTTATTGTCAGATGAGTAAAAGTGATGAAAAATATCAATTTTTGAAGCAGATTCCTGAATTTAGCCGTTAA
- a CDS encoding flagellar motor protein MotB encodes MKKIILGFLGVTLLLSSCVSQKKYADLEAKQKETQDLLNSATVKLNDCLEEKATAASRLQTLEDQNAFLKSNNQELINNMGNLTTLTTKGAENLEKSLESLQEKDLTIRKLNDAITRRDSVNLSLVQSLKGVLGNLDDEDIEISVEKGVVFVSISDKLLFSSGSYNVTNRAKEVLGKVAKVVNNKPDFEFMVEGHTDDVPYRKNGVLLDNWDLSVKRATAVVRILQNDFNVDPKRMTAAGRAEFVPVSATEKSKNRRTRIVVLPKIDQFYSMIEEGMKDPAIGGK; translated from the coding sequence ATGAAAAAAATCATTTTAGGATTTCTTGGAGTAACGCTTTTATTGTCTTCTTGTGTATCACAGAAGAAATATGCGGACCTCGAAGCAAAACAAAAAGAAACTCAAGATTTATTAAATTCTGCAACGGTTAAGTTAAATGACTGCCTCGAAGAAAAAGCGACTGCGGCTTCTAGACTACAAACCTTAGAAGATCAAAACGCATTTTTAAAGTCTAACAACCAAGAGCTTATTAACAACATGGGCAACTTGACAACGTTAACTACAAAAGGTGCTGAAAACCTTGAGAAGTCATTAGAGAGTTTACAAGAGAAAGATTTGACCATTCGTAAATTAAACGATGCGATTACAAGAAGAGATTCTGTAAACCTATCCCTAGTTCAGAGTTTAAAAGGTGTTCTAGGAAACTTGGATGATGAAGATATTGAAATCAGCGTTGAAAAAGGTGTCGTTTTTGTTTCCATCTCTGATAAATTGTTATTCAGCAGTGGAAGTTACAACGTAACGAACAGAGCAAAAGAAGTACTTGGAAAAGTAGCTAAAGTTGTAAACAACAAGCCAGATTTTGAATTTATGGTAGAAGGTCATACAGATGACGTTCCTTACAGAAAGAATGGCGTGTTATTGGATAACTGGGATTTAAGTGTAAAACGTGCAACGGCCGTTGTTAGAATTTTACAGAACGATTTTAATGTTGACCCTAAGCGTATGACGGCTGCAGGTAGAGCCGAGTTTGTACCGGTATCTGCAACAGAGAAATCTAAGAACAGAAGAACTAGAATAGTTGTTCTTCCAAAAATTGACCAATTCTATAGTATGATAGAAGAAGGGATGAAGGATCCAGCAATTGGAGGAAAGTAA
- a CDS encoding DoxX family protein: protein MKNSLLKDIGLAFFRIAVSAMMLFHGLPKFQKLIAGNFEFGNPLGIGAAPSLFLAVIGEFVCPILLIIGFKTRWAAIPAAITMLVAAVIVHGEDPFGTKEKALFYLVAFVTIALLGPGKFSIDKK, encoded by the coding sequence ATGAAAAATTCCCTCTTAAAAGATATTGGTTTAGCTTTCTTTAGAATAGCGGTTTCCGCTATGATGCTTTTTCACGGTCTTCCAAAATTTCAAAAACTTATCGCAGGTAATTTCGAGTTCGGAAATCCGCTTGGAATTGGTGCGGCTCCTTCCTTATTCTTAGCCGTTATAGGAGAGTTCGTTTGTCCAATATTACTAATTATTGGCTTCAAGACAAGATGGGCGGCTATCCCGGCAGCAATTACAATGTTGGTAGCGGCAGTTATTGTGCACGGAGAAGATCCGTTCGGAACTAAAGAAAAGGCATTGTTCTATTTAGTGGCTTTCGTTACCATTGCACTGTTAGGTCCTGGTAAGTTTAGCATTGATAAAAAATAA
- a CDS encoding M16 family metallopeptidase — protein sequence MKKLFLFLLVAIWGTTQIHAQDFEFKADQIDIKYERFVLPNGLTLLVHEDHKAPIAAVNVWYHVGSKNEKPGKSGFAHLFEHLMFNGSENFNDDYFQALERIGGTDLNGTTNSDRTNYFQNVPVSALDQVLFLESDRMGHLLGAIDQAKLDEQRGVVQNEKRQGENQPYGKQWNYLTKAMYPKGHPYSWTVIGEMEDLNAASLEDVQEWFKSYYGAANAVVAVAGDIKPQEVYQKVLKYFGDIPSGPTIERQEVNIPNKVNDTYQVYEDRVPETRILFAWNSPEFGSREDLHFDLLSSILTTGKNSRLYKRLVYDDQLASSVVSFQASSEIASRFITWANVKPGEDSDRVQDIMVEELTRLMNEGPTEKELKRVKAAYFSGFIKGLERIGGFGGVSDILASNETYHGDASYYKTQLKYVEDATISDLKNTAQKWFSQGKHILVCNPFPEYAVEKSTVDRSKLPELGTTKTSKFPMLERTKLANGLNVVLAKRAGVPTVVMNMMFDAGYKTDFLSSPGTADLAMNLLDEGTKEMNSLEINEQLQLLGASLSTFSSQDNSNVYLNTLKPSLDASIDLFADVVLNPAFPQSEFDRLKSEQINAIKQEKSQPISMALRVMNKYLYGEGHPYSNPYTGTGYEDTVGNLTRDDVQQFYKTWIRPNNATLVVTGDVDMVTLKNKLEKAFGKWKKATVPSITFSKPQVNSKNTLYLMDRPESEQSVILAGHLTSKYGAIPQIALEQMVSILGGDFTSRINMNLREDKHWAYGAGGFVIGAKEERPFIVYAPVQTDKSAESVTELRKEISEFISTRPVTQEELDKVKTNQVLSLPGQWETNSAVNSSVANLVKYNLPDDYYQNYDSNVRNLSLKEVRDVSKSVVKPDAVNWFMVGDRAKIADKLDELGFDAIIEIDADGKPKMPAMKENDSDIKN from the coding sequence ATGAAAAAACTATTTCTCTTTTTACTAGTCGCCATTTGGGGAACTACCCAGATACATGCGCAAGATTTTGAATTCAAAGCAGATCAAATAGACATAAAATATGAGCGTTTTGTTTTGCCAAATGGTTTAACGCTATTGGTGCATGAAGATCATAAAGCGCCTATTGCAGCCGTAAATGTGTGGTACCATGTAGGCTCTAAGAACGAAAAACCCGGGAAAAGTGGATTTGCACATCTTTTTGAGCACTTGATGTTTAATGGTAGTGAAAATTTCAACGATGATTATTTTCAGGCTTTAGAGCGCATTGGTGGAACGGACTTAAATGGAACCACCAATTCCGATAGGACCAACTATTTTCAAAATGTACCGGTATCCGCTCTAGATCAAGTTCTTTTCCTAGAATCCGATAGAATGGGCCATTTATTGGGAGCTATTGATCAGGCCAAATTGGATGAGCAAAGAGGTGTTGTCCAGAATGAAAAAAGACAAGGCGAAAATCAGCCCTACGGAAAACAATGGAACTATCTTACTAAGGCCATGTATCCTAAGGGACACCCTTATTCTTGGACAGTTATTGGAGAAATGGAGGATTTAAACGCTGCTTCCCTAGAGGACGTACAAGAGTGGTTTAAGTCTTATTACGGAGCGGCAAATGCGGTTGTTGCCGTAGCAGGAGATATAAAGCCACAGGAGGTGTATCAAAAAGTATTAAAATATTTTGGTGATATACCCTCGGGTCCAACAATTGAAAGACAGGAAGTTAATATACCGAACAAGGTAAATGATACATATCAGGTATACGAGGACAGAGTGCCGGAAACACGTATTTTATTCGCTTGGAATTCTCCTGAATTCGGTTCTAGGGAGGATTTACATTTTGATTTACTGTCGTCTATTCTAACAACAGGCAAAAATTCTAGATTATATAAACGACTGGTTTATGATGACCAATTGGCGAGTTCTGTTGTTTCCTTTCAAGCTTCAAGTGAAATCGCAAGTCGTTTCATAACCTGGGCAAATGTAAAACCTGGTGAAGATTCGGACAGGGTTCAAGATATTATGGTAGAAGAGCTGACCAGACTTATGAACGAGGGCCCTACTGAAAAGGAATTAAAGCGCGTTAAAGCGGCCTATTTTTCCGGTTTTATAAAAGGTTTGGAAAGAATCGGAGGTTTTGGTGGTGTTTCGGATATTTTAGCTTCTAACGAAACTTATCACGGAGACGCATCATATTATAAAACGCAATTAAAATATGTAGAGGATGCCACTATTTCGGATTTAAAGAATACTGCTCAGAAATGGTTCTCTCAAGGAAAACACATCTTGGTCTGTAATCCCTTTCCAGAGTATGCCGTTGAGAAATCCACAGTAGACCGTTCTAAGTTACCAGAATTGGGTACCACCAAGACGTCGAAGTTTCCAATGTTGGAACGTACTAAATTAGCCAATGGACTTAATGTGGTTTTAGCGAAAAGGGCCGGTGTTCCTACCGTGGTAATGAATATGATGTTTGATGCAGGTTACAAAACAGATTTTCTTTCTAGCCCTGGCACCGCCGATTTGGCTATGAATCTTCTTGATGAAGGAACCAAAGAAATGAATTCACTTGAAATTAATGAGCAGCTACAATTGTTGGGAGCAAGTCTCTCTACATTTTCGAGTCAGGATAATTCTAACGTTTATCTAAATACTCTGAAACCCAGTTTGGATGCAAGTATTGATTTATTCGCGGATGTGGTTTTAAATCCTGCTTTTCCTCAAAGTGAGTTTGATCGTTTAAAAAGTGAGCAAATCAATGCTATTAAACAGGAGAAATCGCAACCAATTTCAATGGCCCTACGTGTAATGAATAAATACTTATATGGCGAAGGTCACCCCTACAGTAATCCCTACACCGGTACCGGTTATGAGGACACCGTTGGTAATTTAACAAGGGATGATGTACAACAGTTCTATAAAACTTGGATCAGACCTAATAATGCAACCTTGGTGGTAACGGGAGACGTTGATATGGTCACGCTGAAAAATAAATTAGAGAAGGCATTTGGAAAATGGAAGAAAGCGACTGTACCGTCAATTACTTTTTCTAAACCTCAAGTAAATTCCAAGAACACCCTTTATCTTATGGATAGGCCAGAATCTGAGCAGTCCGTTATTCTTGCAGGGCATTTAACCAGTAAATATGGAGCTATTCCTCAAATTGCCTTGGAACAAATGGTAAGTATTTTAGGTGGTGATTTCACCTCCAGGATAAATATGAACCTCAGGGAAGATAAGCACTGGGCCTATGGCGCCGGCGGTTTTGTAATTGGGGCCAAAGAAGAAAGGCCATTTATAGTTTATGCTCCCGTACAAACTGACAAGTCTGCGGAATCTGTGACCGAATTGCGAAAAGAAATTTCGGAGTTTATTTCAACGAGACCAGTGACCCAAGAAGAGTTGGACAAAGTAAAGACCAATCAAGTTCTTAGTTTACCGGGACAATGGGAAACCAATAGTGCCGTAAATAGTTCCGTTGCCAATCTGGTGAAATATAACTTACCGGACGATTACTATCAGAATTATGATAGTAACGTTCGTAACCTATCCCTGAAGGAAGTAAGGGATGTAAGTAAAAGTGTGGTAAAACCAGATGCTGTGAATTGGTTTATGGTCGGAGATAGGGCAAAAATCGCTGATAAGCTGGATGAACTTGGTTTTGATGCAATAATTGAAATTGATGCGGACGGTAAACCTAAAATGCCCGCCATGAAGGAAAATGATTCAGACATTAAAAACTAG
- a CDS encoding glycosyltransferase family 2 protein, with translation MKIAVVILNWNGEVLLERFLPAVVKYSKDATIYVADNASTDGSIAFLEKNYPSIAIIKNKVNGGFAQGYNEALQDIEADIFCLLNSDVEVTEGWLSPIPDAFKTLPKAAIIQPKILDLLNKEYFEYAGAAGGFIDQLGYPFCRGRIFQTLEKDNGQYDDNKEIFWATGACMFVRKEVFTELKGFDADYFAHQEEVDFCWRAKNHGHKVYYIGTSKVYHLGGSTLSNMNPKKTYLNFRNSLFSITKNLPLHKAFIIIYIRLLLDGIAAVRFIFQFRFKHFLAIFRAHFSFYRQFRRMYRKREKTKFLLKYYTTKSIVWSYFVNQITNFNILVKD, from the coding sequence TTGAAAATAGCCGTAGTCATATTGAACTGGAATGGAGAAGTGCTTTTGGAGCGTTTTCTCCCCGCTGTGGTCAAATATTCGAAAGATGCAACCATTTATGTGGCCGACAATGCTTCTACTGATGGCAGTATTGCATTCCTTGAGAAAAACTATCCATCAATCGCTATTATTAAAAACAAGGTCAACGGCGGCTTTGCACAGGGCTATAATGAAGCTCTGCAAGATATTGAGGCCGATATTTTCTGTTTATTAAACTCGGACGTAGAGGTCACCGAAGGGTGGTTGTCTCCCATACCAGATGCTTTTAAGACACTACCGAAAGCAGCGATTATTCAACCAAAAATACTGGACCTCCTAAACAAAGAATACTTTGAATACGCGGGTGCTGCAGGTGGTTTCATTGATCAGTTGGGTTATCCCTTTTGTCGCGGTAGAATCTTTCAAACTTTAGAGAAAGATAACGGACAATACGACGATAATAAGGAAATTTTCTGGGCAACCGGAGCTTGCATGTTCGTAAGAAAAGAAGTGTTTACGGAACTCAAGGGCTTTGATGCCGATTATTTTGCCCATCAAGAAGAGGTAGATTTTTGTTGGCGCGCCAAGAACCACGGTCATAAGGTATATTATATAGGCACCTCTAAAGTATACCATCTTGGAGGTTCTACCTTAAGCAATATGAACCCGAAAAAGACTTATCTGAATTTTAGGAACTCCCTCTTCTCCATTACCAAGAACTTACCCCTTCACAAGGCATTTATTATTATTTACATTCGACTACTGCTAGATGGTATTGCAGCCGTTCGGTTTATTTTTCAGTTTAGGTTTAAACATTTCTTAGCCATCTTTAGAGCACATTTTAGTTTTTACAGGCAGTTTAGAAGGATGTACAGAAAAAGGGAAAAGACTAAATTTTTATTAAAATACTATACTACAAAGTCCATAGTGTGGTCTTATTTCGTAAATCAGATAACTAATTTTAACATTTTAGTAAAAGATTAA
- a CDS encoding aminotransferase class III-fold pyridoxal phosphate-dependent enzyme — MDELKPILNESFGLTDYYVETLEGYDSTNYKVTTASGMFVLKAYSYAEETFALLEAEHRVFQKLKHIKTIQVPLDIQNKDNETLTLSDGKIFRLLPFIEGDFLAEIKHSRELARSFGTALAAMDKSLFGHYDSAIQGKETNWDLQFFINNRVFIDDIENPMDKSLVRYFFLQFNEHVYPIQHQFRKSVIHNDANDWNILTKDGTLSGIIDFGDMCHSWLINELAVGLTYLLMEKDNPLEIAKTVLKAYHEIVPLEEIELDVLYYLIAARLCTSVCNSANTKKRKPDSAYITISEKPAWTLLRKWLTINPIAAKDAFRVSCGFQQIKKKTLKKDLRIRDKNISKALSLSYNRPIQMSKAAFQFMYDSHGNTILDAYNNIMQVGHCHPKVVLAGQRAMANLNTNTRYLYDELLNYSKTLLAKFPESLSKVFFVNSGSAATDLAIRIAKNHTNREHIMVLEHGYHGNTQNAIDISHYKYNHKGGKGKKSHIIETKLPKVYGSGFETEQQASTYYVKEAHTRISEQREKIAAFIAEPIVGCAGQVPLPKKYLGEIYPEIRRQGGLCISDEVQVGFGRLGSTFWGYEQYDVIPDIVILGKPIGNGHPLGAVVTTTEIADSFDNGMEFFSSFGGNPVSCAIGNAVLEVIEEDNLQENARMVGAHLKNKLKQLQERFEQIADVRGEGLFLGVEIITLDGLPNTDLAADIKNKLREKNILISTDGPYDSVLKIKPPLYFNIENANKLVDELLIILKKS, encoded by the coding sequence ATGGATGAACTAAAACCAATATTAAACGAGTCCTTTGGACTTACCGATTACTACGTAGAAACCTTAGAAGGTTATGACAGCACCAACTATAAAGTCACCACGGCTTCAGGTATGTTTGTACTTAAGGCATATTCATATGCAGAGGAAACGTTCGCGTTATTGGAAGCGGAGCACCGAGTGTTTCAAAAATTAAAGCATATTAAAACTATTCAAGTCCCTCTGGACATTCAAAATAAAGATAATGAAACGCTTACCCTCTCCGATGGGAAAATTTTTAGGCTCCTTCCTTTTATCGAAGGTGATTTTCTTGCAGAAATTAAACATTCAAGGGAATTAGCTAGGTCTTTTGGAACAGCATTGGCAGCAATGGATAAAAGCCTCTTTGGACATTACGATTCCGCTATACAGGGGAAGGAAACGAACTGGGATTTACAGTTTTTTATAAACAACCGGGTGTTTATAGATGATATTGAAAATCCGATGGACAAAAGTCTGGTCCGTTATTTCTTTTTGCAGTTCAATGAGCATGTATACCCCATTCAACATCAATTTAGAAAAAGTGTCATCCATAACGACGCGAACGATTGGAACATACTTACCAAAGATGGCACTCTTTCGGGAATTATTGATTTTGGGGATATGTGTCATTCATGGTTGATCAATGAATTGGCAGTAGGACTTACCTATCTACTCATGGAAAAGGACAATCCTCTAGAAATCGCCAAAACTGTGTTAAAAGCGTATCATGAAATTGTTCCGCTAGAAGAGATAGAATTAGATGTACTCTACTACCTGATAGCGGCGCGTTTGTGTACTAGTGTCTGTAACTCGGCCAACACTAAAAAACGTAAACCGGACTCAGCCTATATCACCATTAGTGAAAAACCGGCATGGACACTGTTAAGAAAGTGGTTGACCATTAACCCGATTGCGGCTAAAGATGCCTTTAGAGTATCGTGTGGGTTTCAACAAATAAAGAAAAAAACCCTAAAGAAAGATTTAAGAATTAGAGACAAAAACATCAGCAAGGCCTTGTCGCTCAGCTACAACCGACCCATTCAAATGAGCAAGGCCGCCTTTCAGTTTATGTACGACAGTCATGGGAACACTATACTGGACGCTTATAACAATATTATGCAAGTGGGGCACTGTCACCCAAAAGTGGTGCTTGCCGGGCAGAGAGCCATGGCTAACCTTAATACCAATACACGCTATTTATATGACGAACTTCTAAACTATTCGAAAACCCTACTGGCTAAATTTCCAGAATCACTTAGCAAAGTGTTCTTTGTAAACTCTGGAAGTGCCGCCACTGATCTGGCGATACGCATTGCTAAGAACCACACCAATAGAGAGCACATTATGGTTTTGGAACATGGTTACCACGGAAATACACAAAATGCCATAGATATAAGCCATTACAAATACAATCACAAGGGCGGAAAAGGCAAGAAGAGTCATATTATAGAGACAAAACTGCCTAAAGTTTACGGTTCTGGTTTTGAAACGGAACAGCAAGCCTCCACTTATTATGTAAAAGAGGCACACACAAGGATAAGTGAGCAAAGGGAAAAAATTGCCGCTTTCATTGCAGAACCTATAGTAGGCTGCGCCGGACAAGTGCCGTTACCAAAAAAATATTTAGGCGAGATTTATCCGGAAATAAGAAGACAAGGTGGACTCTGTATCAGCGATGAAGTACAAGTTGGTTTTGGAAGGTTGGGCAGTACCTTTTGGGGCTATGAGCAGTATGATGTTATTCCAGACATCGTAATTCTAGGAAAACCAATTGGGAATGGGCATCCGCTTGGTGCCGTTGTTACCACTACCGAGATTGCAGATAGTTTTGATAATGGTATGGAATTCTTTAGTTCCTTTGGCGGAAACCCAGTTTCCTGCGCTATTGGCAACGCCGTCTTGGAAGTTATTGAAGAGGACAACCTTCAAGAGAATGCAAGAATGGTTGGTGCCCATTTAAAAAACAAGCTAAAACAACTTCAAGAACGCTTTGAGCAAATAGCAGATGTGCGTGGAGAAGGCCTCTTCTTAGGGGTTGAAATTATTACTTTAGACGGATTACCTAATACCGATTTAGCAGCAGATATCAAAAATAAGCTACGTGAGAAAAATATACTCATCAGTACAGACGGACCTTACGATAGTGTACTTAAAATAAAGCCGCCCTTATATTTTAATATAGAAAATGCCAATAAACTTGTAGATGAACTCCTGATTATTTTGAAGAAATCCTAA